The Psychroflexus sp. ALD_RP9 region GTTTTGTTTTTATCGAAAATTGGTTAAAAGCAAGTTTAGACGATAGTTATTTGATGGTTGATCGTATTCCTGTAGAACAATTAAACTTAAATAGTATAGGTGGTCGCGTATTTGAATTTCATCCAGATACAACTTATGTAGTTGACTTATGGAACAGTGCTTGTAAAGTTTGTATAGAAAAATTTCCTCAATTTGAAGCCTTAGCCCAAGATTATAGCCATAAAAAAGATCTCGTTTTTATGAGCTTAAATATTCCATTAAAACGCGATAAACAATTTAATGTAAAGTCTTTAGTCAGACAGTATCAATTTCAATCAGTTTTTTCAAAGAATTACAATTTAGGTAAACTGCTCAATATTAAAAGCTTTCCAAAATTAATGATTGTAAAAAATAAAGATTCTATTGTTTTTAAAGGCAGTCAAATCAACGCTAGCCACATATTTGTAAATAATATTAATACTTATCTCAAAAGTATGTAAAACAAAAAACCACCTTCATTTTAAAGGTGGTTTCTTATTGATTTAAAGATGTATTTATAACTTCTTAATGCCCATATTGTAAAATGTAAAGGCAAAAATATCTGCATATTCTTGAATAATCATAGCAGTTGGTTTACCTGCACCATGGCCAGCGTTAGTTTCAACTCTTATTAAAACAGGATTGTCGCCTGCTTGCTTAGCTTGTAATT contains the following coding sequences:
- a CDS encoding TlpA family protein disulfide reductase codes for the protein MILLSLLCAAISVLSGALGWTIQFIVVGLVHYSTALLFFNPKKAKFKLFLIAVPFTLIYISAFLSAKEFRDTMHIFPILIIPLFSIAFALILNKRYYFVLALAYLILSFVFIENWLKASLDDSYLMVDRIPVEQLNLNSIGGRVFEFHPDTTYVVDLWNSACKVCIEKFPQFEALAQDYSHKKDLVFMSLNIPLKRDKQFNVKSLVRQYQFQSVFSKNYNLGKLLNIKSFPKLMIVKNKDSIVFKGSQINASHIFVNNINTYLKSM